A window of Rubricoccus marinus contains these coding sequences:
- a CDS encoding sensor histidine kinase — protein sequence MAVRLNRLALNAALPVAGAVALAACAGALAASGGAIFASLAVGLAVGLIAGAVSYRSVYARVARRLDLAREVLREARKRRFDALTQLPSGRDERDELDALIRQVYRAGRALQAEIERLEKLESYRREFLGDVSHELRTPMFAISGFAETLLDGALDDDRVRQRFVEKILSNANRLEALTRDLAQISKLETGRLVLETESFALQPLAMETIDALEVVASDADVNLSVRLPSAIPAVSADRERIRQVLTNLVENAVKYNESGGHVEIVARALPGGARVRVGVVDDGIGIPPEALPRLTERFFRVDKSRSRSQGGTGLGLAIVKHILEAHGTYLSVDSKPGYGSTFSFELDAAPEAELASGAGAVARAEAA from the coding sequence GTGGCCGTTCGTCTCAACCGTCTCGCGCTAAACGCCGCGCTGCCCGTCGCGGGGGCGGTGGCGCTGGCGGCGTGCGCGGGCGCGCTGGCCGCCAGCGGCGGGGCCATCTTCGCCTCGCTCGCCGTAGGGCTGGCGGTAGGGCTGATCGCGGGGGCGGTCTCGTACAGGTCGGTGTATGCGCGCGTGGCGCGGCGGCTGGACCTCGCGCGCGAGGTCCTGCGCGAGGCGCGCAAACGGCGCTTCGACGCACTCACGCAGCTCCCGAGCGGGCGCGACGAGCGCGACGAACTCGACGCCCTGATCCGCCAGGTGTACCGCGCCGGCCGCGCGCTCCAGGCCGAGATCGAGCGGCTGGAAAAGCTGGAGAGCTACCGCCGGGAGTTCCTGGGCGACGTGAGCCACGAGCTTCGCACGCCCATGTTCGCCATCTCCGGCTTCGCCGAAACGCTTTTGGACGGCGCGCTGGACGACGACCGCGTGCGCCAGAGGTTCGTGGAGAAGATCCTCTCCAACGCCAACCGCCTGGAAGCCCTCACGCGCGACCTCGCGCAGATCTCCAAGCTCGAGACTGGCCGCCTCGTGTTGGAAACGGAGTCCTTCGCGCTCCAGCCTCTGGCGATGGAAACGATCGACGCGCTGGAAGTCGTCGCCTCGGACGCCGACGTGAACCTCTCCGTCCGCCTGCCCTCCGCCATCCCGGCCGTGAGCGCCGACCGCGAGCGCATCCGGCAGGTGCTCACCAACCTGGTGGAGAACGCCGTGAAGTACAACGAGAGCGGCGGCCACGTCGAGATCGTCGCCCGCGCGTTGCCCGGCGGCGCGCGCGTCCGCGTCGGCGTCGTGGACGACGGGATCGGGATCCCGCCAGAGGCGCTGCCGCGGCTGACGGAGCGTTTTTTCCGCGTCGACAAGAGCCGGAGCCGCAGCCAGGGCGGAACGGGGCTCGGCCTCGCCATCGTGAAGCACATCCTGGAAGCGCACGGCACATACCTCTCCGTGGACAGCAAGCCCGGCTACGGCTCCACGTTCTCGTTCGAGCTAGACGCCGCGCCAGAAGCAGAATTGGCCTCTGGCGCCGGCGCGGTCGCGCGCGCGGAGGCGGCCTGA
- the lysA gene encoding diaminopimelate decarboxylase — MPTPDTDSATAIDTPTDWWRARRDALLDLARTGTPRYVYSGATLREQARKLNATGVLDRLLYAVKANAHPGILDVFYREGLGFECVSPAEVERVLGLFPGLARDRVLFTPNFVPREEYEWAFGQGVRVTVDNLYPLEAWADTFRGQDIFVRLDPGQGRGHHDHVRTAGKHSKFGIDLGDLGRLADAVAASGARVTGLHAHVGSGVDDPEAWADTAETLVAATASFPDVRILDIGGGLPVPSASGEASFDLAHAAELLRGVRQRHPEFELWAEPGRYLVAESGVLLCRVTQTKEKAGVRYIGLDSGMNSLVRPAMYGARHPIVNLSRLDAPPAGPHEVVGMICESGDAFGHDVELPESHEGDVIAVGTVGAYGASMASRYNLREPARETLL, encoded by the coding sequence ATGCCCACCCCCGATACCGACTCCGCCACCGCCATCGACACGCCCACGGACTGGTGGCGCGCGAGGCGCGACGCCCTCCTGGACCTCGCCCGCACGGGCACGCCCCGCTACGTGTACAGCGGCGCGACGCTGCGCGAGCAGGCGCGCAAACTCAACGCCACGGGCGTGCTGGACCGGCTGCTCTACGCCGTGAAAGCCAACGCGCACCCTGGCATCCTGGACGTGTTCTACCGCGAGGGGCTGGGCTTCGAGTGCGTCTCCCCCGCCGAGGTCGAACGCGTGCTCGGCCTCTTCCCCGGGCTCGCGCGCGATCGCGTGCTGTTCACGCCCAACTTCGTACCGCGCGAGGAATACGAGTGGGCCTTCGGCCAGGGCGTTCGCGTGACCGTGGACAACCTGTACCCGCTAGAGGCCTGGGCCGACACCTTCCGCGGTCAGGACATCTTCGTGCGCCTGGACCCGGGCCAGGGGCGCGGCCACCACGACCACGTCCGCACGGCCGGCAAACACTCCAAGTTCGGGATCGATCTCGGTGATCTCGGCCGTCTCGCGGACGCCGTCGCGGCCTCTGGCGCGCGCGTCACGGGCCTGCACGCGCACGTGGGCAGCGGCGTGGACGACCCCGAGGCGTGGGCGGACACCGCCGAAACGCTTGTCGCCGCCACGGCCTCGTTCCCCGACGTTCGCATCCTGGACATCGGCGGGGGGCTGCCCGTCCCTTCGGCCTCTGGCGAGGCGAGCTTCGACCTCGCGCACGCGGCCGAGCTGCTGCGCGGCGTGCGCCAGAGGCACCCGGAGTTCGAGCTGTGGGCCGAGCCCGGCCGCTACCTCGTTGCGGAGTCGGGCGTGCTCCTGTGCCGCGTGACACAGACCAAGGAAAAGGCCGGCGTGCGGTACATCGGGCTGGACTCGGGCATGAACTCGCTCGTGCGGCCGGCGATGTACGGCGCGCGGCACCCCATCGTGAACCTCTCGCGGCTGGACGCGCCTCCGGCGGGGCCGCACGAGGTAGTGGGCATGATCTGCGAGAGCGGTGACGCCTTCGGCCACGACGTGGAACTCCCCGAGTCGCACGAGGGCGACGTGATCGCCGTCGGCACGGTCGGCGCGTATGGCGCGTCGATGGCCTCGCGGTACAACCTCCGCGAGCCCGCGCGCGAGACGCTGCTCTAG